Proteins found in one Nitrosopumilus maritimus SCM1 genomic segment:
- the rpiA gene encoding ribose-5-phosphate isomerase RpiA, with protein sequence MSYDGAITALSNNALKFVKDDYVVGLGSGRAATVLVKSLGKLIKLKNYNIKGVPTSLQIKLIAEKVGIPLIEADQVEHIDVVFDGADQIDSQKFVIKGGGGALLRENILFSLAKKVVVMADKTKFVKNFTRTVPVEVHPLARNSVSKSMKKLGGKAELRSLDRGYPFFTENGNIILDCDFGTIKNPKALTQKIKATTGVLESGIFLRKPDVIYRAKTGEKFDIL encoded by the coding sequence TTGTCATACGATGGTGCCATCACGGCATTATCAAATAATGCATTAAAATTTGTAAAAGATGATTATGTTGTTGGTTTAGGTAGTGGAAGAGCAGCTACTGTACTTGTTAAATCACTTGGAAAATTAATCAAACTAAAAAATTACAACATCAAAGGAGTTCCAACATCATTACAAATCAAACTAATTGCAGAAAAAGTTGGAATTCCGTTGATAGAAGCTGATCAAGTAGAACATATTGATGTAGTATTTGATGGTGCAGATCAAATTGATTCTCAAAAATTTGTAATCAAAGGAGGTGGAGGAGCTTTACTTAGAGAGAATATTTTGTTCAGTCTTGCAAAAAAAGTTGTAGTAATGGCAGACAAAACAAAATTTGTAAAAAACTTTACAAGAACTGTTCCAGTAGAAGTACATCCACTTGCAAGAAATTCTGTATCAAAATCTATGAAGAAATTAGGAGGCAAAGCAGAATTGCGTTCACTTGATAGAGGTTATCCATTTTTTACAGAAAATGGAAACATTATCTTAGATTGTGATTTTGGAACAATAAAAAATCCAAAGGCATTGACACAAAAAATCAAAGCAACTACTGGTGTCTTAGAATCAGGAATTTTCCTCAGAAAGCCAGATGTAATCTATAGAGCAAAAACTGGCGAAAAATTCGATATTTTATAG